In Bradysia coprophila strain Holo2 unplaced genomic scaffold, BU_Bcop_v1 contig_350, whole genome shotgun sequence, a genomic segment contains:
- the LOC119079908 gene encoding plasminogen activator inhibitor 1 RNA-binding protein-like, translating to MENSYGIGITNRYDLFCMDDDANDMESILSKKAKQQKKAAAAAAKATASVNEKENKVAATVIKPPQSAAPVKGTQQQNGQPPKSTRPIKETQNIRSNSDKGPREEKSKDGKTFDRNTAPANKPNGETREQRYNRRNRDDTNRTQSTQQYNGNATNNQAGNNNNLSEQNSNHRNDDRPPRRVGNYTGGNERRGGDGQRRTFEGRGKREFDRQSGSEKTGVKAIDKREGGGAHNWGTHKQDIEDLNKTNPEWDPEKDTKEEGTAADGTATKDETEAQQSPAEEETKEITLDEWKAQRAIRAKPQFNIRKAGEGEDTSQWKKMIALQNRKKKDDDNSDDELEYDPSMYPQRVGRQKHVLDIEFHFNDGRRGGLNRGRGGRPRVGAGPPGATGERAERRGPNRNRNERNERNERNDNEGNERSEGERPARPPRGERRGPYGGDDRRGGGHGQNAPKVDDEHDFPSLN from the exons ATGGAGAATTCGTATGGCATTGGCATAACGAATCGTTACGATTTGTTTTGCATGGACGATGATGCCAATGATATGGAATCGATATTATCGAAAAAAGcgaaacaacagaaaaaagcCGCGGCAGCTGCTGCAAAGGCCACTGCAAGCGTTAACGAGAAGGAGAATAAGGTAGCAGCTACAGTCATTAAGCCCCCACAGTCCGCAGCCCCTGTAAAGGGCACTCAACAACAAAATGGACAACCTCCAAAATCAACACGGCCAATTAAAGAAACCCAGAATATTCGCAGCAACTCTGATAAAGGACCACGTGAAG AAAAATCGAAGGACGGCAAGACATTTGATCGGAACACGGCACCAGCTAACAAACCTAATGGCGAAACTCGTGAGCAACGTTACAATCGACGTAACAGAGATGACACCAACAGAACACAATCGACACAACAGTACAATGGAAATGCGACGAACAACCAAGCTGGCAATAACAATAATCTATCGGAACAAAATAGCAATCACCGGAACGATGATCGACCTCCGCGACGTGTTGGCAATTATACTGGTGGCAACGAACGACGCGGTGGTGACGGACAACGACGAACATTTGAAGGCCGTGGAAAACGTGAATTTGACAGACAATCGGGATCGGAAAAGACTGGTGTTAAGGCAATTGACAAACGTGAAGGTGGCGGAGCACACAATTGGGGCACACACAAACAGGATATCGAAGACTTAAATAAAACGAATCCGGAATGGGATCCAGAGAAAGACACTAAAGAGGAAGGAACTGCTGCTGATGGAACTGCTACCAAGGACGAAACCGAAGCACAACAATCGCCCGCTGAAGAGGAAACCAAAGAAATTACATTGGACGAATGGAAGGCACAACGAGCTATTCGCGCCAAACCACAATTCAACATACGTAAAGCCGGTGAAGGAGAGGACACATCacaatggaaaaaaatgattgccttgcaaaatcgaaagaaaaag GATGATGACAATAGCGATGATGAATTGGAATATGATCCGTCCATGTATCCGCAACGAGTAGGACGTCAAAAGCATGTTTTGGACATTGAGTTTCACTTCAACGATGGCAGACGTGGTGGTTTGAATCGTGGCCGTGGAGGTCGTCCACGTGTTGGTGCCGGTCCACCTGGTGCAACCGGAGAGCGAGCCGAGCGAAGAGGACCGAATCGCAATCGTAATGAGCGTAATGAACGTAATGAACGTAATGATAACGAGGGCAACGAGCGATCCGAAGGAGAGCGACCAGCTCGCCCACCACGTGGAGAAAGACGTGGACCGTATGGA GGCGACGATAGACGTGGTGGTGGTCATGGACAAAATGCACCGAAAGTTGATGACGAGCACGATTTCCCATCTTTGAACTAA
- the LOC119079907 gene encoding synaptic vesicle 2-related protein, with translation MGFRRSGVTKDYEEMPGANVPTGLETVEANREHPLSQEFELSSVSVVPDDTYTVTQAVNALGFGWFQVKLSLCVGLCWMADSMEMTILSVLGPALHCDWGITRYQQALTTTIVFLGMMLSSTFWGQLSDRYGRKPALTLCGVLLFLYGLLSSVAPSFGWLLFLRGLVGFAIGCVPQSVTLYAEFLPTKQRAKCVVLLDCFWALGACFEVALALAVAPTLGWRWLLGLSAAPLFVFAIITPWLPESARYHVASGQTEKALSTIEQIAKDNKRPMLLGRLVVDGPSGPRGSIKALLSKSLRRTTLLLWFIWMSCAFCYYGLVLMSTELFGGYNNRIDPDNSAECHPLQTTDYMDLLWTTLAEFPGIFATIAIIEKFGRKKTMALQFLLYAGCVLLLTSTEDRTILTIILFMARGVIAGLFQAAYVYTPEVYPTSLRSVGVGGCSALARLGAMATPYVAQVLLQSSVWSAVSVYGLFAVCASVACLLLPYETRGADMAT, from the exons ATGGGGTTTAGACGTTCCGGAGTTACCAAAGATTATGAAGAAATGCCAGGGGCGAATGTTCCAACCGGCTTGGAAACAGTCGAAGCGAATAGAGAACATCCACTTAGTCAGGAGTTCGAACTTTCATCTGTTAGTGTTGTACCCGACG ATACTTATACAGTCACACAAGCTGTTAATGCGTTAGGCTTTGGATGGTTCCAAGTGAAATTATCACTGTGCGTTGGTTTGTGTTGGATGGCCGATTCGATGGAAATGACCATTTTGAGTGTGTTAGGTCCCGCTCTGCACTGTGATTGGGGTATTACACGATACCAACAAGCTTTGACAACAACCATTGTATTCTTGGGGATGATGCTTAGTTCAACATTTTGGGGACAATTAAGTGATAGATACGGAAGGAAGCCG GCATTGACTTTGTGTGGTGTACTACTATTTTTATACGGTTTGTTGAGCTCAGTTGCTCCAAGTTTTGGGTGGCTGCTATTTTTAAGAGGACTTGTCGGTTTTGCTATTGGATGTGTCCCTCAGTC AGTAACGTTATACGCTGAATTTCTTCCAACGAAACAACGAGCCAAATGTGTGGTTCTCTTAGAC tGCTTTTGGGCACTCGGTGCTTGTTTCGAAGTGGCACTAGCGCTGGCTGTAGCTCCTACACTGGGATGGAGATGGTTGTTGGGTCTTTCTGCAGCTCCTTTGTTCGTGTTTGCAATTATAACTCCG TGGTTACCCGAATCAGCGCGCTACCACGTAGCGAGTGGCCAAACTGAGAAAGCTCTATCAACAATAGAACAG ATTGCTAAAGACAACAAACGGCCTATGCTTTTGGGTAGATTGGTTGTGGATGGTCCTTCCGGACCTAGAGGAAGCATCAAAGCTCTACTGAGTAAATCGTTACGACGTACTACGCTTTTATTGTGGTTCATATG gATGTCTTGTGCCTTCTGTTACTACGGGCTAGTTTTAATGTCAACCGAACTATTTGGTGGATACAACAATCGAATCGATCCAGACAATTCTGCTGAATGTCATCCATTACAGACAACCGACTATATGGACTTATTGTGGACAACCTTAGCTGAATTTCCGGGTATTTTTGCGACAATTgctataattgaaaaatttggacGTAAGAAAACCATGGCActgcaatttttattgtacgCTGGATGCGTTTTACTGTTAACATCGACTGAaga TCGGACAATCTTAACAATCATCTTGTTCATGGCTCGAGGGGTTATTGCTGGACTTTTTCAAGCTGCATATGTATACACGCCCGAAGTGTATCCGACATCTTTACGGTCAGTAGGAGTTGGCGGTTGCTCAGCATTAGCAAGACTCGGTGCAATGGCCACACCATATGTAGCTCAG GTACTGTTGCAGTCTTCTGTTTGGAGTGCAGTATCAGTTTATGGTCTTTTTGCAGTGTGTGCTAGTGTTGCCTGTTTGCTACTTCCGTATGAAACGCGTGGAGCTGATATGGCTacgtaa